One genomic region from Equus asinus isolate D_3611 breed Donkey chromosome 10, EquAss-T2T_v2, whole genome shotgun sequence encodes:
- the LOC106845454 gene encoding dolichol phosphate-mannose biosynthesis regulatory protein, which yields MATGTDQVVGLGLVAVSLIIFTYYTAWVILLPFIDSQHVIHKYFLPRAYAVAIPLAAGLLLLLFVGVFIIYVLLKNQKVTKKTQ from the exons ATG GCCACGGGGACAGACCAGGTGGTGGGACTCGGGCTCGTCGCCGTTAGCCTGATCATCTTCACCTACTACACCGCCTGGGTGATTCTCTTG CCATTCATCGACAGCCAGCATGTCATCCACAAGTATTTCCTGCCCCGAGCCTATGCTGTTGCCATCCCACTGGCCGCCGGCCTCCTGCTGCTCCTGTTTGTGG GAGTGTTCATCATTTATGTGCTGCTGAAGAACCAGAAGGTGACCAAAAAGACTCAGTGA